The proteins below come from a single Streptomyces spongiicola genomic window:
- a CDS encoding multidrug effflux MFS transporter encodes MPESGPTTPEHISPSASGQVPASASGGVPAPARAPLEAAPPAAAVAAARRAGLLVTLVLGGLTALPPLSMDMYLPALPEVTGDLGAPAATIQLTLTACLAGMALGQLAVGPMSDKWGRRRPLLAGMAVYVAATAACAFATGAETLIAFRLLQGLAGAAGIVIARAVVRDLYDGVEMARFFSTLMLVSGVAPIVAPLIGAQVLRVTDWRGIFHVLAVVGLLLTLVVAKWLHETLPPERRHGGGVGHALRTMRALAADRVFTGYTLAGGLAFAALFAYIAASPFVVQTLFGASPQTFGLLFAVNSIGLVAVGQINGKLLVGRVSLDKVLGAGLAVIALAALALLLITAGVFGETGLLPVAAGLFVLMSAMGVTLPNTNAQALTRAPHAAGSASALLGASSFLIGAIASPLVGIAGETTAVPMAVVQLVCALGALGCFLALCRPWRTGSQDRTGGQGSQDRTGRTGGQGS; translated from the coding sequence ATGCCGGAGAGCGGCCCCACCACCCCAGAACACATATCCCCCTCCGCATCCGGACAGGTCCCGGCGTCCGCATCCGGAGGGGTCCCGGCACCGGCCCGCGCTCCGCTGGAGGCCGCGCCGCCCGCCGCCGCCGTCGCGGCCGCCCGCCGGGCCGGCCTGCTCGTCACCCTGGTCCTCGGCGGCCTGACCGCGCTCCCGCCGCTCTCGATGGACATGTACCTCCCCGCCCTCCCGGAGGTCACCGGCGACCTCGGCGCCCCGGCCGCCACCATCCAGCTCACCCTCACCGCCTGCCTCGCCGGAATGGCCCTCGGCCAGCTCGCCGTCGGCCCGATGAGCGACAAGTGGGGCCGCCGCCGGCCGCTCCTCGCGGGCATGGCGGTGTACGTGGCGGCCACCGCGGCCTGCGCCTTCGCGACCGGCGCCGAGACGCTGATCGCCTTCCGGCTGCTTCAGGGCCTGGCCGGGGCGGCCGGGATCGTCATCGCCCGGGCCGTGGTGCGCGACCTCTACGACGGCGTGGAGATGGCCCGCTTCTTCTCGACCCTGATGCTGGTCTCCGGAGTGGCACCGATCGTCGCGCCACTCATCGGCGCCCAGGTCCTCCGGGTCACCGACTGGCGCGGAATCTTCCACGTCCTCGCCGTCGTCGGACTGCTCCTCACCCTCGTCGTGGCGAAGTGGCTGCACGAGACGCTGCCCCCGGAGCGGCGACACGGCGGCGGTGTCGGCCACGCCCTGCGCACCATGCGCGCCCTGGCCGCCGACCGGGTGTTCACCGGGTACACGCTGGCGGGCGGTCTCGCGTTCGCCGCGCTCTTCGCCTACATCGCCGCCTCCCCGTTCGTGGTGCAGACTCTTTTCGGTGCCTCGCCCCAGACGTTCGGCCTGCTCTTCGCCGTCAACTCGATCGGCCTGGTCGCGGTGGGCCAGATCAACGGAAAGCTGCTGGTGGGCCGGGTCAGCCTGGACAAGGTCCTGGGTGCCGGCCTCGCGGTGATCGCGCTGGCGGCACTGGCGCTGCTGCTGATCACGGCCGGTGTCTTCGGCGAGACCGGGCTCCTGCCGGTGGCGGCCGGACTCTTCGTCCTGATGTCGGCGATGGGCGTCACCCTGCCCAACACCAACGCCCAGGCCCTGACGCGTGCCCCGCACGCCGCCGGATCGGCGTCCGCGCTGCTCGGCGCATCCTCCTTCCTGATCGGGGCGATCGCCTCCCCGCTGGTCGGCATCGCGGGCGAGACGACGGCGGTGCCGATGGCCGTCGTCCAACTGGTCTGCGCGCTGGGCGCGCTGGGCTGCTTCCTGGCCCTGTGCCGGCCGTGGCGTACGGGGAGCCAGGACCGTACGGGAGGCCAGGGGAGTCAGGACCGTACGGGGCGTACGGGAGGTCAGGGGAGTTAG